A segment of the Bacillus sp. es.034 genome:
GTACAAGCTGCTTCAAAAGAGATCTCACAGCTTGATGATGTAGAGTTCGTTGAACCAGTCCAGCAGTATAAGGCTTTATCAACGGATGCTCAATATCCGTACCAATGGTCCCTTGATAACAAAGGAGACAACGGTGGGACACCAGATGCCGATATTCAATACGAAGAGCTTCAAGAACTTCTTAAGGATAAAAATCTTAAGGATACGGTCATTGCAGTAGTCGATACTGGAGTGGATCACACCCTTGCCGATCTAAGCAATGCTGTCCTGAAAGATGAAGGCTATAATTTTGTAGGCCGTAATTCGGATGCCACGGATGACCACGGCCATGGAACACATGTATCGGGCATTATCGCAGCAGAGGCGAATAATCACTATTCCATGGCAGGAATCAACCCTCATGCGAAGATACTTCCTGTTAAAGTACTTGATGCTTCAGGAAGCGGTGATACGGAACAAATCGCTTACGGAATCAAATATGCCGTCGATCACGGAGCACAGGTCATTAATTTAAGTCTTGGCGGTTCATATAGCCGTGTCATCGAGTATGCGCTGAAATATGCCCATGACCACGGTGTGACCGTCGTAGCCGCAACCGGTAATGACGGGATGGAAGGCATTTCTTACCCCGGCTCCTCAAAATATGTCGTGTCTGTCGGGGCGACGAATAATATGGATCTTGTCTCGGATTACTCAAACTTTGGAAATGGAATCGATCTTGTGGCACCTGGGACGAATATCCCAAGTCTTATGCCCGATGGAAACGTAACGTATATGAGTGGAACGTCCATGGCGACGCCTCACGTGGCGGCGGTAGCCGGTTTGCTGCTATCCCAGGATGACGGGTTGACGCCTGCTCAAGTAGAAAGGGTATTAACAAGGACAGCCCTTGATATTTCGTTCAGTGAAGAAGATAACCCGGGTGATGGTTACTACTACGAAGAGGAGTATCCATACCCTGCAGAAATGGTCCTTCCGGGATATGATACTGTATCCGGCTGGGGGAGACTGGATGCTTTAGGTACCGTGACAGGGATTGCTCAAGCGAATATTGGCACGGAACGGATCTTCGGAAGTGATCGTTATGAAACGGCCGTGAAGATTTCAAGTAAAGGCTGGGAGCAATCGGATGTAGCAGTTATCGCGACGGGACGTAACTATCCGGATGCACTAAGCGCCACACCGCTTGCTTATCACCACGATGCACCATTACTCTTAACCAATACTTCAACCCTTCCTAAGTCGGTGAAGGACGAAATGAAGCGCCTGAAAGTGAAGAAGGTGCTACTGGTTGGAGGGAAATCGGTCATTACGGCAAATGTCGAAAAAGAAGTGAAGGATTTAGGAATCAAGACGGTTTCTCGCATCAGTGGAGCCGACCGTTACGAAACGTCCGTGAAAATCGCTGAGCAATTAGGCTTCACGGATCGGGCAGTCGTGGCAACCGGCCAAAGCTTCGCAGACGCCCTTTCCATTGCCCCGATAGCGGCTAGATTGGAAATGCCGATTTTATTAACATCGAAGCACGGCACACCTGATTCTGTTCAGAGTTATATTGAAGAAAGCATGTTCGAGCAGTTCTATGTTATCGGCGGTGAATCGGCCATTCCGGAAATGGTGGCTGAAGAGTTCATGAACTATGAACGATTGAGTGGAAGTGACCGTTATGAAACGAATAGCAGCATCATCAGCTATTTCGCCGGCGAACTGAACATGACCACACCTTTCATTGCAACTGGAAAGAACTATCCGGACGCACTTGCCGGTTCTGCCCTGGCAGCAGTAGAAGGAAATCCTGTCGTTTTGACTCATCCGAAAGAGGCACAGTTTACAACGATGGATACCCTTGCTATGTTCGCTCCTGTTACGGATCAGTATTATATCCTCGGTGGGGAAGGAGCCATCTCGGATTCGGTGGTTGAATCACTCTTAGCACAATAAAATAGTAATCCTCAATTGATATCTTCATGTATCAATTGGAGGATTTTTTTTTGCTTGCATAAGCATTCTTTCGACACTATCTCCCAGGAAATAATCCATTTCCTCAAATTGTGAGATTTTTCTCAAAAAATAACAAATATAAATGGAAATATTCTAGAATTGGTATATAATAGTAATAAAGTCTCATATCTAAGAAGATTCTGATAATAGAGGCTTATGAAAAAAGGAAAAAGGATGGTGTTTGATTTGAAAGGTTTAAAAGAGATGGTTACTCGTAGGACTGTGGCAATTTGTCCAGCGTATGATGGGGTTCATCAGTCGGTCCTCCATGACTTTGATAGGAGAAAGACGCACAGTGAAAAATCCTCCATGGAAATTCTGGACGAATCCTGTATGACTTACAGGTCTACGTACGATGGAAGGATCAAAGCCGTCCGGCATGCATTTGACTACCTAAGAAAAACACCTCTTATGATCTGCCCGCAGCAATACATCTATGCGATACCCACCATGGCCCCAACCGAATTTGAATGTATGTGGCTTTTCTGTCAGCATATACAATCCACCTCTACCAGAGAAGGAAAAACCTATGTGCATTTCACAAACGGAGAACAGCTTGAAATCAACTGTTCAGAAAGTGTCATCACCAAGCAAAGGGAGAGGGCAGCCATCACCATGACCCACTTCTCCACCATCCCGTCCATCTCATCCATGAACCGCAACGAAACCGGACTCCATCTCCCTGGATTCCACTCACCCTATCACAACCTGGACGAACTCGGCGCAGATCTCTGAGGGACGGACCTCTAACTGAATATCAAATAACAGGAGTAGGAAACGTGTTCCAACTCCTATTTGTCGTTCATTGAAATAGAAAACTTCCCCACTATTCCCATCAAAAACAATGGTCTAATCTAAAATTTAATTTCATATAATACAAAATGTAATTGAAATATTATTTTAAAAACGAGTATAATAAAATTAATGAAAACGCATACAGATTTCTGGGAGGAATGACTTGTGAAAGAAGATAATGTTTTTGAATTATCAACAGAGAAGGTGAATCAGAATACGCTCGGGATCGATACAGCGAGTACCGGCGATATTCTTCACATGATGAATGAGGAAGATCAAAAGGTGGCGGAAGCAGTCCGGCTCGTCATCCCCAAAATAGAAGAAGTAGTCGATAAGGTCGTGGCATCCATCTCTCAAGGCGGAAGATTGATTTACATGGGGGCCGGCACCAGCGGAAGGCTCGGTGTCCTGGATGCGGTGGAATGCCCGCCGACGTTCAGCGTGGACAGTGACGTCGTCGTCGGGTTGATTGCAGGCGGTGAAAAGGCGTTCGTGAAGGCTGTGGAAGGAGCCGAAGATGATGAGGGGTTAGGCGTATCGGATCTGAAAGGAATCGAGCTGACTCCTAAGGACACGGTTGTCGGGATCGCAGCAAGCGGACGTACCCCTTATGTCATCGGGGGACTGAAATATGCAAGGGAGCTAGGTGCGACGGCAGTGGCTCTTTCCTGTAATACAGGCTCGAAAATTTCTGCCGAAGCGGGGCTTGCCATCGAAGTGGATGCAGGTCCCGAAGCACTGACAGGATCCACACGGTTAAAAGCGGGTACGGCTCAGAAAATGGTGCTGAATATGATTTCCACAGCAAGTATGATCAAGCTGGGAAAAGCCTACGGCAACCTGATGGTGGATGTGAATATCAGCAACTACAAGCTTGAGCAGCGGGCGATCGGCATCATCGAGAGCATCACGGGGGCTGATAAAGAAACGGCAGCAGCGACATTGAAGAAGGCGAATAACGAAGTGAAACCTTCTATTGTGATGATTACCCTCGGCTGCGGGTACGAAGAAGCGAAGAATCGCCTGGAAGATGCCAACGGATATGTCCGGCTGGCCATTGAAAAATAGTCTATTTGTATAGGGGTACCTGTCCCCTCCCATTCATAGACATTAAATGGGGGGAAGAATCAATAGAAAGAAGGAACGAAAGGGGAAGGTGAAATTGACGAATAAAGAACTGGCTGGAGTCCTGTTGGAACGGTTTGGCGGTGCTGATAATATCGCAAGCTATGAACATTGTATGACGAGATTAAGAGTGAGAGTGTACAACGAAGACCTCATTCAGATAGCAGAAATCAAAAAAACCGAGGGTGTCCTCGGGTTCGTGGAGGATGAAACATACCAGGTCATTCTTGGACCGGGTAAGGTCAATAAGGTGACGGAAGAATTCGGGAAGCTCGTTGCCTCCACAAAAGGGGATCTTGACCTGAAGGCACGTGCAGCAGAGCAAAAGGCTGACCTGAAGAAAAAGAACGCGACGCCATTCAAGCTGCTGCTAAGACGCGTGGCGAATATCTTCATTCCCCTCATCCCTGCGCTGATTGCGTCAGGGTTGATTACCGGATTCACGAAGTTCTTCGTGCAGGCAGGCTTGCTGAACGGGGAATCCCAGCTGGTCATGATGCTTTCCATCATCGGAAGTGGATTATTCGGGTATCTTGGCATTCTTGTCGGGATGAATGCGGCGAAGGAATTCGGCGGATCGGCGGCACTCGGTGGTTTAGCCGGGATTCTGATCATCAATCCCGCGATTGGTGACGTGACACTGTTCGGAGAAAATCTGCTGCCTGGACGGGGCGGGTTGATCGGAGTTTTGATTGCAGCCATCTTCATGGCGTTTGTTGAAAAGAACGTTCGAAAGGTCATTCCTCAGGCGGTCGATATCATTGTGACGCCGACGATAGCGTTACTCGTTACAGGTTTATTGACGTATACGGTATTTATGCCTGTTGGTGGTTTTATTTCAGACATTATTACAAATGGTCTTCTTTCTCTTATTGACATGGGCGGCCTTGTTGCAGGATTCGTCCTTGGCGCAACCTTCCTGCCACTCGTTGTGACAGGCTTGCATCAAGGGTTGACGCCTGTGCATTTGGAACTGATCAATACGATTGGGGACGATCCGCTATTGCCGATCCTTGCCATGGGTGGAGCCGGTCAGGTCGGGGCGGCATTTGCCATCTTCATGAAAACGAAAAAGAAGAAGCTTAAGCGGGCAATCGGCGGGGCGCTTCCTGCCGGGATGCTTGGAATCGGTGAGCCATTGATTTTCGGTGTCACCCTTCCATTAGGAAGACCGTTCCTGACGGCTTGTTTAGGAGCAGGCTTCGGTGGAGCATTCCAGGCGTACTTCGATGTGGCAACGTTCGCCATCGGGGTTTCCGGTCTGCCGTTGATCTTCTTAGTCAACGCTGGAGAAATTCTCTACTATACTCTTGGACTATTGATTGCCTATGCAGCAGGATTTGCATTGACGTACCTGTTTGGATTCAAGGATGAAATGGCGAGTGAGTTTGAATGATCGGAATTTCCGTCTATCTGTCAGATGAAGATGCCTCGGCGTCCGGTGTCAAACTCGCTTTTACCTCCCTTCATATCCAGGAAGAATCAGGCATAAGTCCTGAGCGGGTAAGGGGGCTCCTGTCCCTTTTTAAAAGGGAAGGATTCCAGGTATTTGCCGATGTGTCGAAGAAGACGCCTCCTATGCTTGGGCTTCATCACTTTGAAGAACTGAAGGAACTGGGTGTCACGTCCCTGAGACTGGACGATGGATTCACGACGGATGAAATGCTCGGGCTATCCCGTCATTTTCGGATCGCCATCAATGCCAGTACCGTTGAAGAAAAAGAACTGCAGCGGTGGATCGATTGCGGCCTGGAAACAGGAAACATGATTAGTTGGCATAATTTTTATCCGAAACCGGAAACGGGTCTGGATGAGGAGTATTTCCTGAAGCAACAAGACTTGTATGATAGGCTCGGAATTCCTGTCTATGCGTTTATACCAGGAGATGAAAAAAAGCGGGGTCCCCTCCATCTAGGGCTGCCTACACTCGAAGATCATCGCGGCCAAAGTCCTTATGTCAGCGCCGTTCAGTTGAAGCGGTGGGGTGTGACTGGAGTCTTTGTCGGCGATCCTGGGTGTTCGGGGGAACTGCTTCGAAAGCTCCATCACTTTGATCAGGAAGAGGTCATCGAGCTCTCTTACGAGGGTAGCGGTGAAATCGAAGGGGAGTATCAGCTCCGGCCGGATCCTGGTCGGGACGTACTCAGGTTGCTTGATACAAGGACGAAGGATGAGGTGCCTCCCCTTGATACAGTGGAAAGGCCGCGTGGTTCGATTACACGGGATAATGATCTGTATGGACGGTATAGTGGGGAAGTGCAGATTGTTCGGAATGACCTATTGAGAAATCCTGCTGTGAACGTGATGGGGAGAATCCGCGAAGAAGATCTTGATCTGATAGGATTATTTGAACCAGCTCAAAAGATACGCTTTAAAAGAGGGACGGACCTCATTTAGTGTCGTCCCTGTCATAAGTATTTCCATTAATGATTCATCAAATGAGAACAATAAAAAGCATGAAGAGGATGATCTTCATGCTTTTTTAAATGTCCTATGTTACTCCATAATTCCAACAGAATCAAAGCCTGCAGCCGCAGCTTCTGACTCTGCGCTGCCTTCTCCATATAAATCGACAGCAGATTGAATGATTGCTTGACGGGCAGCGCTGAAATCAGACGTAGGCGTCAAATAAACCGTCAATGCCCGGTAATAAATTTTCCCGAGCTTTTCACGTCCAATATCCTGAGCTGTCAGGTAAGCAGCATGATTGATAATCGAAGAGTTTATATGAACACCCCCATTGTCCAAAGACCGGGGAAGATCATAAAATTCATCCATATGCGAAGGATATTTGCCTTCACCATTTCCGTACTCTACATATTTTGCTCCTACTGGATACTTGCTTGGGTCACTTAAACTGCGAAGAGATTCTCTTCCGTCTGCTTTGGCAGCTGGAGCCATAATATCTTCACCGAGCTCCCAGTTCTCATCATCTATCAATGCACCGAAAATGTCTGCGTAAGCTTCATTCAGCGCACCTGATTGATAACGGTAAAGAAGATTTGCCGAATTGGAAATGACCCCATGAGTCATTTCATGGGCCGCCACGTCCAGACCGGCAGACAATGGAATCATAAATTCTCCATCCCCGTCCCCATACGTCATTTGTCGCCCGTTCCAGAAGGCGTTGTTGTAATTTGTTCCATAATGAACATAAGATACGATTGCCATACCCTTATCATCAAGGGAGTTTCTACCGTGCTCATTAAAGTAATAATCATAGACCTTCTCTGAGTTATAATGGGCATCCACAGCAGGACGATCGTAACTTGCTTTAAAGGAAGCATCCTTATTGGAGAATAATTCTCTCGAAGGGTAATCATATGTTAAGATTCCCTCCAAGTTCTCATGACTATAATCTGCCATTTGGAACCCGGTACCTGAATGCGGTTCCTTTACTTGTGAAATATGTAAAAGACGATGTTCACCTAATACCCCGGTTCCTGTCCCTGTTTGGGTTTTGATCTCATCGGCATGCATGATCCCATTATATTGGTCTATTACTTCCCCGCTTTTGGCATCCACGAACACAAACCAGTTACCAGGTTCTTCACCCAAGAAGTTTACATTCACTTTATAGGCAATATGATTTTTTCCCTCCAACGGATAAACCACAAGTTCCGATGTCGGAGTGTACTCCGTTTTTTCTGGGGCATGAACAGAGTTTTTGGCTGATTCTATTGCTTCTTTACTCGTAACGAGTGTAGCTGTATTCAGTTCATTCGTTTCCACTTGCTTATTATATGAACCATTTACGGCTATAATTTCATTGTTTTTATTATAATGAACGATGATTTCAGATCCTTCAACAGGTAGTCCATTCTTTGTTTGATGGAATCGGACATGAGTCATTCCGAGCTCATCTTTCTTTGATTCCCTTACTTCTAAACTGAATTTGGGATTCTTTATTCCGACCTTACTTTTATGTTGATCTAAATAGTTAATGGCATCATTCGAATTAGCTGCAAGACGTGACTGCTTTTCTTTTACAAAAAGAGGGACATTGGCCTTTTCGTTCCAAACTTTTGAGGTTGTATTTATTGTGTGTTCTTGAGGTTGGACGGCAAGGGCATCACTGGACGGAAGGGCAGCGGAAAAGAGAGTGGTGGAAAGGATTATTGGTGCGATTAGTATTTTTTTCAATTTTTTTCCTCCTTTAATAGCTTACGTATAAGTATAGAGAGGAAGGAAAATAATTACATGATTCATATTTATTATCTTAAAAGTCTGAAAAAATAGGTATTTTTTGGTAGTTAACGGATGATTTTTGGGTATATCTGAGTGTTTATCTCTCTTGACTCTCCCAAATTAGCTTTTTCAAATAATAGAAATGACCTGGTTTAAGTCGAATGAACAAGAATGCTGGTTGTTTTGTGGAAAAGGAAGAGAGGGATAGAAAAAAGGTTATTTGTGTAAAAAGTAGGAGTGAAAAGATAGTGAAGAGGAAATCCTGCCTTTAGATCGAGACAGGATTTATTCATCACTGATTAACATAGTTTTTAAATTGTTTCATGGTGACAGAATGAAAGATTTGATATCTTGGAATCTCATATATGTGAGATTCAGGGGTAGCTAAAGCTTCTTCGGTAGTGAACGCCATTTTGAAACCAAGTTCTTTCAGGATATTGATAGTGTCGGGTGAATATTCTCCATAAGGATAAGCGAAGGCGAGATTCTCACCTTCTAAATGAAAGAGGCTTACCCCTAAATCTTTTTTTATTGCCTTTCGCGGCTTTGACAATAAATAAGGTGTGAGTGCGCCATTCTTTTCATGATCCCGTTTATGAAGGTTATAGGTGTGACTCTCATATTGAAATACATCGCATGCCTTTGTGAGCTCTTTAGTGCTGAAGTACTGGACATAATCCGGGGTGTATGGCTGAATGCGGTTGGAAATGGATCCGGTGATCAAGAAGCTTGCAGCTTGAAAACCATACTCTTTCAATATGGGATAGGCTTCGACATAATTATCTTTATACCCGTCGTCAAAGGTTATGACGACACTTTTCTCGGGAATCTTCATATCCCGGGATAAAAAGGAATAAAGCTCCTCCAGTGTCAATGTCACAAAACCATTTTCTTTCAGGTATTTCATTTGATTTCGGAAATTCTCCGTCGTCACGATCATCGGATTAATTTCATCATCGATGTAGTGGCGTTTTGACAGGTCTTTTTTTTCTGTAATACGGTGATACGTCAGGACGGGGATGCTTTTTGCTCCTTCTCCCTTCACAGAAAATGAACGGATCTCCTGCTCTGACCCCTTGATACAGGCATCAAGGCCAAGTTCTTTGTTTTCAGGGTAGGCACCTTTGTACTCTTTGGCCAGGAGATCATATTTGTTGATGAAGAACCCGAATCCTAGGAATATAAAGCTGACAAGAAAGAGAAATCCAAAGGCAAAAGTGACTTTCATGATAAACTGCTTCATGCCCTTTTTTCTCCCTTCCACCCTACAGATCCGGATCGCTCCAGCTTATCCCACGCCTGAGGCTTGTAGAAATAAGATAATGTCCCATACACAACAAAGGCCAGGTTAATCATTCGGTAAATAAAGATTTCAAAAGGGAGGAAGAGCAGGATGCGCCCAATATCTTTTTTTGAAAATGTAATGTTATGCAGATGACAAATATAAATCGTTGTAATGCTTTGGTACATAAAAAGGAAAACCGCCGTAAACCCGAGTAGGATCAATAAAATGAAGTTTCCCCTGTTCATCAAGAGCACAAAGGGAGTGATGATGACCGGGAAGGCGTTGAGAGTGCCGATCAGAAACTGATCCAGGAGAAAGAAGATAGAGAAACGTTTTGAAAATTTGTGAAAATAACATCTGCGATAGTGAACGAGGCAATCAATAAAGGCCTTCTGCCACCGGACCCTTTGTTTGAACATATCCCTGAATGTACTGGGGCATTCCGTATAACAGATGGCACCCGGGGCAAAGGCAATCTTCTCTTTTCGTCCGTTTTCTTCGATCCACTTATGGAGCTTTAAGGTAATATCCATATCCTCTCCGATTGTGCTCCGGAACCCTTTGATTCTAAAGAGGGTCCCCCTCCTGAAGGCTCCAAAAGCTCCAGCAATCACCGTTATGGCACCGACAGTGGCCTGAGCCCGTTTATGAAGGAAGAATGCAGTTAAATATTGGAGGAACTGGTATCTTATAATGCCGCTTACCTGAAAGGTAGGTCTTAATTGATGCAGTTCACCCGTGAATGCCTGAGCTATCATGACGTTTCCACCCGAGGCGATGACTTCCCTTTCTTGGAAAACAGCATTCATTTCTGATAAGGCATTCGTTTCCAACATACTGTCTGCATCGAGGGTAATGACAATCTCATTTTTGCTAAAATTGATTCCGGCATTGAGTGCATCTGCTTTCCCACCGTTTACCTTGTCCAGTACGAAGATGCCGGAATATTTAGCAGAACGATAGACATTGAGTATTTCCTTATGCTTCAGTCTGCTGTCTACAGGTCGATAATATGCCTTCAAATCAAGGGTTTGATTCAATACCTCGAGGGTTTGGTCTATGGACCCGTCATTGACAATGACGAGCTCGGCACCACGGTGATCCTGATGAAGAAAACCTTGTATACAATTCCCGATCACCTTGTCTTCGTTATAGGCAGGGACAATGACAGAAAAGCTGTGATTCTTAAAGACGGCCTTTTTCTTCTTTTTTTCATTCTTGAAAATAGGAATGATGATATATACGGTCTGGAACAACACAAAAGCGATGAATATAGCGAATGTGAGATAGAGAAAAAACATAGCATTTATCTCTCCTTACTGTTTGCTTGATAGACCCTTACATAGTCGATCAGAAATTCTTTTGTGGAGCTATCATTAGGATCCGGTGGACCGGGCCACGTTCCGCCAATGGCTGTATTTATATAAAGAAATAAGGGGGTGTCAGGTGAATACATTTTCGTTTCAAAAACGACTTCACCATCAAGGGTCCACGAAATGTTATCCTTCTCCCAAATCAATCCATACGTGTGAAAGTCATCAGAAAAATTGGTTTCGCTAATGTATGTTGAGTAGTCTCTCTGTTTTTCTCCATTTGAATCTGTCCAGTGAACGACAAAATAAATTTCATTCGGCACCTGTCCGATATTTTCCATGATATCAATCTCAGGAAGCCATTTTTCACTATTGGAATTTACGAGCCATAAAGCAGGGAAAATTCCAGTTCCTTCAGGGATCTTTGCCCGTATTTCCACTTTTCCGTAAGTGAATTCAAAGAGATCTTCTGTGGTGATGGCCCCGGATGTGTAGTTTCTCTCTTTGAACCGTTCTTTTTTAGATTGTATAACCAGATGTCCATCCCTGATTTTCAGATTGTCAGGAGAGTAGTATTGTAACTCTTCATTCTTATCTGAAGCCCAATCCTGCAAGTTCCACCTGCTTTTGAAATCATAGCTGTCAAAATCATCGTTCCATACTAATGACCAGGGGCTTTCTTCTTTTTCTTCTGCCGATAACGCCTTTGGGGGAAGTTCCACTTCTCTTTTCATCACTTCACTTTCCTTTGTTCCCCCTTCCGTACTTTCGAATTTTTTCTTTACGGAATCAAGAAGATCTTCTTGATTAGAACAACCCGAGACTGTGAGCATCGCCAGTAATATCCCTGCTATTAATCGAATCGTACTTCCCCCTTTTTAGAGAATAAGGATATTTCCCCTTTATTAAGAACATCTTGACGCAATCCTTGGAGAATGCATTTGTTCTGTATTGAGAACAATTGTAACAAAAAAAAATAAAGGGGTAAAGAATAAACAAGTCATTGTGAAAGTAAATTTGTTTTCCCCCATATTTAATGAGTGTTGAATGTCTTCCACTGGTCGTACTCATGGATGGCCATTCCACCAAAACCGGATTGACCGGCATACCATTTGTTCGATATCCAGTTGAGCACCGTGAAATCTCTCCATTTCATCTGCTTCATCATTGAAATCCAACCTGATCCCTTGTTTCAACGGGTTTTGTAAAGAAAAAAAGACAGGTCACGACGAAGGTGATGAAATAGGTTCGTTTCTTCACTTTCCATGCTCCTTATTTGAAAAAAGATACATTATCATGCTCTCCACCAATTTTCTTCGGCAAACATGATGATCACTATAGACTATGTAAAAACACAAGAAAAGAGCCGGTCAGACCGGCTCTTTTCTTGTGTTTTTAATGATTTGTCCTTCCTTTATTCCAAGTAGCTTGATACTGCCTGCAGGGAGCTCTAAAACAGAATGTGCCTGTTTGACGGGGGAGGTTATTTTCCAGGGCTGTAAGTCTGGCACGAGTTTGATCACTTTTTGTTCTCGATCGAGGAATGCTGCGTCAATGGGGAAGTTCATAAAGAACATATGAATGGAGTTGCAAGGAATGATCCAGAGCCCTTCTTTTTCCAGGGGGCGCCTTCTAAACATCAACCCCTTTAATCTGGAGGAAAAGCGATCGGCCTTCTTTAATGAATAGGGAATTATTTGATATAAAGTGGTTTCCTCCGAGTCTTTCATCCTATCTCTCCTTTAAAAATATAAAGATAGACCTACTATACATCAGAAAACGATTGGTTCTCAATAGCGAATTATGTCGATTTTTTTATAAGCTAAGACTATTTACATGTTCATTATAATGAACTATTATGAGTGTACGAGGTAGTTCTTAAAAAAGAACAACCGGTAAAATCTAATGGACATAAAGGGAGGAAATACAAATGGTAAACAAAATGAGGCAGTTAGTGATGGAAGAGGAAGGGCAAGGGTTGTCGGAGTATGGGTTGGTGTTAGCTGGTGTAGTGACAGTAGTTGCTGCAGCAATAGTTTTATTAAGAACAGAAATTACTGATTTATTTACAAACCTCTTACCTTAATATACTTAGTTTCTACTATTTCTCAAGCCTTATTCCCAAATGAGGCTTGAGATTAAAAACGAGGTCGATTCCATTGATTATCTATACAACTCTCAGTCTGTTATTAGGCATATCCCTAATAACAGACATCAAAAATAGAAAAATATTAAACGTTGTCACTTTACCCACTATCCTAATCGGCCTCCTATTCCATTCCATTACACAAGGATGGAATGGATTTTTTTTTAGCGGTGCGGGCTTGCTGATGGGGATCGGAACACTGCTTATTCCGTTCTTACTTGGCGGCATGGGGGCAGGGGACGTGAAGCTGATGGGTGCGGTCGGGGCCCTGATGGGACCTGTGTTCACTCTAAAAGCATTTGTTGTCGTGGCCCTTATAGGAGGTTTGATTTCTTTGATCCTGATCATGAAGAAAAATGGCCTTATGGATTCTCTTAGAAGCTTATATCTCTTCCCGGTTTTGTTATCAGGAACAAAAGGAATGATTCACTTGAAGCCTGACGCGAAATCGTCCATTGCCTTTCCTTACGGTGTCCCGATCGTCATTGGAACGTTAATGACAGTGGTTTGGGGTGTTGTCTCTTGAAAAGTGAAAAAGGCCAGTCTCTTGTGGAATTTGCGTTTGTGCTGCCGCTCCTTTTATTGCTTATCTTTGGGATTGTTGATTTTGGAAGGTACTTCCACGCTGCGTTAACGGTGGACCATGCCGGCCGTGAAGCGGCGAGGGCTGCCAGTGTAGGAAAGAGTGATGTGGTGGGGGTTGCTGTGAGGAACGGTTCGAGCATCGGTTTGAGTGCCGGGCAGGTACAGTTTTCGAAATCCACAGAGGAAGCTACCGTTCGCATCGTCTACCCGGTCACATTTATTACACCTGTTATAGGATCCCTTGTTGGAACTTTACAAGTGGAAGATACCACAGTAATGAGGATTGAATGATGATGAGCCGATTAAAATCTCTATTGATGAATGAACAGGGAAATATAGCGGTGACGG
Coding sequences within it:
- a CDS encoding cell wall-binding repeat-containing protein, translating into MKRKIRSLVALVFVFSLIFSQFSVMEAGAEESGVPNEEGTLTIGTPVDGEFEASETVHWYKVDPSEREIADYTHLRVKLQSESEVNVTIYSSLENAIDNRAFDRYMSYSYENEPAIIDFPISWVGPYYIKIESYGMEEEYAEFEEEMDDMVTPYTISYDGVTLPPSDEAIAEECPAELSTKERENGKSILRDLRTVRETVLAKTENGQDLSALYYKAAPFISSKMVFSKGLRDDVYRDLVQLKDLFADVAKNGSASSYTITKEDQKAINDLYNHALDSTPEFIQEKIESKGKTVGISNLTSKTVSSILAKAGLSPVKSAGEETRLIVKLKDKKAAATIQGKTKSMDVLSVSPLKSKDAFFSNMYIVEGKASTASVQAASKEISQLDDVEFVEPVQQYKALSTDAQYPYQWSLDNKGDNGGTPDADIQYEELQELLKDKNLKDTVIAVVDTGVDHTLADLSNAVLKDEGYNFVGRNSDATDDHGHGTHVSGIIAAEANNHYSMAGINPHAKILPVKVLDASGSGDTEQIAYGIKYAVDHGAQVINLSLGGSYSRVIEYALKYAHDHGVTVVAATGNDGMEGISYPGSSKYVVSVGATNNMDLVSDYSNFGNGIDLVAPGTNIPSLMPDGNVTYMSGTSMATPHVAAVAGLLLSQDDGLTPAQVERVLTRTALDISFSEEDNPGDGYYYEEEYPYPAEMVLPGYDTVSGWGRLDALGTVTGIAQANIGTERIFGSDRYETAVKISSKGWEQSDVAVIATGRNYPDALSATPLAYHHDAPLLLTNTSTLPKSVKDEMKRLKVKKVLLVGGKSVITANVEKEVKDLGIKTVSRISGADRYETSVKIAEQLGFTDRAVVATGQSFADALSIAPIAARLEMPILLTSKHGTPDSVQSYIEESMFEQFYVIGGESAIPEMVAEEFMNYERLSGSDRYETNSSIISYFAGELNMTTPFIATGKNYPDALAGSALAAVEGNPVVLTHPKEAQFTTMDTLAMFAPVTDQYYILGGEGAISDSVVESLLAQ
- a CDS encoding competence protein ComK, yielding MKGLKEMVTRRTVAICPAYDGVHQSVLHDFDRRKTHSEKSSMEILDESCMTYRSTYDGRIKAVRHAFDYLRKTPLMICPQQYIYAIPTMAPTEFECMWLFCQHIQSTSTREGKTYVHFTNGEQLEINCSESVITKQRERAAITMTHFSTIPSISSMNRNETGLHLPGFHSPYHNLDELGADL
- a CDS encoding PTS transporter subunit EIIC, producing MKLTNKELAGVLLERFGGADNIASYEHCMTRLRVRVYNEDLIQIAEIKKTEGVLGFVEDETYQVILGPGKVNKVTEEFGKLVASTKGDLDLKARAAEQKADLKKKNATPFKLLLRRVANIFIPLIPALIASGLITGFTKFFVQAGLLNGESQLVMMLSIIGSGLFGYLGILVGMNAAKEFGGSAALGGLAGILIINPAIGDVTLFGENLLPGRGGLIGVLIAAIFMAFVEKNVRKVIPQAVDIIVTPTIALLVTGLLTYTVFMPVGGFISDIITNGLLSLIDMGGLVAGFVLGATFLPLVVTGLHQGLTPVHLELINTIGDDPLLPILAMGGAGQVGAAFAIFMKTKKKKLKRAIGGALPAGMLGIGEPLIFGVTLPLGRPFLTACLGAGFGGAFQAYFDVATFAIGVSGLPLIFLVNAGEILYYTLGLLIAYAAGFALTYLFGFKDEMASEFE
- the murQ gene encoding N-acetylmuramic acid 6-phosphate etherase codes for the protein MKEDNVFELSTEKVNQNTLGIDTASTGDILHMMNEEDQKVAEAVRLVIPKIEEVVDKVVASISQGGRLIYMGAGTSGRLGVLDAVECPPTFSVDSDVVVGLIAGGEKAFVKAVEGAEDDEGLGVSDLKGIELTPKDTVVGIAASGRTPYVIGGLKYARELGATAVALSCNTGSKISAEAGLAIEVDAGPEALTGSTRLKAGTAQKMVLNMISTASMIKLGKAYGNLMVDVNISNYKLEQRAIGIIESITGADKETAAATLKKANNEVKPSIVMITLGCGYEEAKNRLEDANGYVRLAIEK